Proteins encoded within one genomic window of Companilactobacillus zhachilii:
- the rimI gene encoding ribosomal protein S18-alanine N-acetyltransferase has protein sequence MLKKFKQLFSNKTVKFDFEEQNVSIEDRKFILRKALPKDAIQYMKVQETIYPIPVPWPIDIVQMEIDNKKALYLSLVEKNRVVAFTGLSLGDKAEAHITNLAVDADYQNLGIGHLLLNQVFDYCRDRDYAKISLEVDVTNEAALALYDAFGFKVRTVHKKYYFRNHHDAWEMMVDL, from the coding sequence ATGTTGAAGAAGTTTAAGCAATTATTTTCTAACAAAACAGTGAAATTTGATTTTGAAGAACAAAATGTTTCAATTGAAGATCGAAAATTTATTTTAAGAAAAGCATTACCAAAAGATGCAATTCAATATATGAAAGTTCAAGAAACAATTTATCCAATTCCAGTTCCGTGGCCAATTGATATTGTCCAAATGGAAATTGACAATAAAAAAGCACTCTATTTATCACTTGTGGAAAAAAATCGAGTAGTTGCGTTTACTGGTTTGTCTTTGGGGGATAAAGCCGAGGCACATATTACGAATTTGGCAGTCGATGCTGATTATCAAAATTTGGGGATTGGCCATTTGTTGCTGAATCAAGTGTTTGATTATTGTCGAGATCGGGATTATGCCAAAATATCATTAGAAGTTGATGTGACTAATGAGGCGGCACTGGCACTGTATGATGCGTTTGGGTTTAAAGTTCGAACAGTGCATAAAAAGTATTATTTTAGAAATCATCACGATGCTTGGGAAATGATGGTTGATCTGTGA
- the tsaB gene encoding tRNA (adenosine(37)-N6)-threonylcarbamoyltransferase complex dimerization subunit type 1 TsaB, producing MKILAFDTSNKPLSVAVVVDGKVLAHLESTEKKTHSITILPDIKEALQEANLTVNDIDLIAVAKGPGSYTGVRIAVTVAKTLADTLNKKLVGVSSLELLAANGDKAHILVPLMDARNDNAFAGVYQNSRDKFVSIMGDHHTSMAKLFDALKEYDADQLEFINATPRLQELIQNQFPSAKIITAENSLPDAAKLAKLAESKKPVTDIDDFVPTYLRLTQAEHDWYAKGHKDDGNVSYVEEV from the coding sequence ATGAAAATATTAGCATTTGATACATCTAATAAGCCGCTATCCGTTGCCGTTGTAGTTGATGGCAAGGTTTTAGCTCATTTGGAGTCGACTGAAAAGAAGACTCATAGCATAACTATTTTGCCGGATATTAAAGAGGCTTTACAGGAAGCAAATTTAACCGTAAATGACATTGATTTGATTGCAGTTGCCAAGGGACCTGGTTCATACACAGGTGTAAGAATTGCTGTGACGGTCGCTAAAACTTTGGCCGATACATTGAACAAGAAGTTAGTTGGAGTTTCAAGCTTGGAATTGTTAGCTGCTAACGGTGACAAAGCGCATATTTTAGTGCCATTAATGGACGCTCGTAATGACAATGCTTTCGCTGGTGTTTATCAAAATTCACGTGATAAGTTTGTCAGCATCATGGGTGATCACCATACGTCAATGGCAAAGCTATTTGATGCTTTGAAAGAATATGATGCTGATCAACTTGAATTTATTAATGCAACACCAAGGTTACAAGAATTAATTCAAAATCAATTTCCTAGTGCCAAAATTATTACTGCTGAAAATTCATTGCCGGATGCAGCCAAACTTGCCAAATTAGCAGAATCAAAGAAACCAGTTACTGATATCGATGATTTTGTACCTACGTACTTGCGTTTAACACAAGCGGAACACGATTGGTATGCTAAGGGACATAAGGACGACGGCAATGTTTCCTATGTTGAAGAAGTTTAA
- a CDS encoding folate family ECF transporter S component: MNSRSTVISVQEVTWMALLIALQMVLAKLSVGSNTLKVGFSFIAIGLLGYYFGPFKAAIANVLADVISNLVMPSSGGFFIGFTFSALVAGVIYGYMLYNHKVTVWRTFLTVLLITVIVNTGLNTLWIHMMTNLPYVTLLVPRLAKEAFSLVYQTGLLYIVLKWIDNSKFNKIG, encoded by the coding sequence ATGAACAGTAGAAGTACAGTAATAAGCGTTCAAGAAGTTACATGGATGGCATTGTTAATAGCATTGCAAATGGTGTTAGCAAAATTGTCAGTCGGTAGCAATACCTTGAAAGTCGGATTTAGTTTTATAGCAATAGGGTTATTAGGTTATTATTTCGGACCCTTCAAAGCTGCGATAGCTAACGTATTAGCTGATGTAATTAGTAATTTAGTTATGCCATCATCCGGTGGATTCTTCATTGGATTTACATTCTCAGCCTTAGTTGCGGGAGTAATTTATGGTTACATGCTTTACAACCACAAGGTGACAGTTTGGAGAACTTTTCTAACGGTGTTATTAATTACAGTTATTGTGAATACAGGTTTAAATACCTTGTGGATTCACATGATGACTAATTTGCCATATGTAACTTTGTTGGTTCCAAGACTTGCAAAAGAGGCTTTCAGTTTGGTTTACCAAACAGGTCTTTTATATATCGTCCTGAAATGGATTGATAATTCGAAATTTAATAAAATCGGCTAA
- a CDS encoding acyl-[acyl-carrier-protein] thioesterase: MAEKQTFAIEMEVPYYFVNFSGDMRLSALIDVMLLTSEKQLHQADVDSAEMVKNKGLGWVVVQYHMDIKQMPKLGQKLKIMTQATSYNKYFFYRDFWIEDESGETIVKAESAFVLIDIEERKIVSASDRLDDVFGAEETKKLKRFNRLKVPEDYDFEQPQHIGYYNIDVNKHVNNSYYFDWMVDTLDMDFIADHTLTSMDIKYDKELNMDSQPISYAKLDNTNNKSIHWIKNGDVLNVIAQFKWKNK, translated from the coding sequence GTGGCAGAGAAACAAACTTTTGCAATTGAAATGGAAGTACCATATTATTTCGTCAATTTTTCAGGTGACATGCGGTTGTCAGCTTTAATTGACGTGATGTTATTAACTTCAGAAAAACAACTTCACCAAGCAGATGTAGATAGTGCAGAAATGGTTAAGAATAAAGGCTTAGGCTGGGTCGTTGTTCAGTATCATATGGATATTAAGCAGATGCCCAAGTTAGGCCAAAAGCTGAAGATTATGACGCAAGCAACTAGTTACAACAAGTATTTCTTTTATCGTGATTTTTGGATTGAAGATGAATCTGGAGAAACCATTGTAAAAGCTGAGAGTGCTTTTGTATTGATTGATATTGAAGAACGTAAAATCGTTAGTGCAAGCGATCGTTTGGATGATGTGTTTGGGGCTGAAGAGACGAAGAAACTAAAACGCTTCAATCGTTTAAAAGTTCCGGAAGATTATGATTTTGAGCAACCTCAACATATCGGTTATTACAATATCGATGTTAATAAACATGTTAATAATTCATATTATTTTGATTGGATGGTCGATACATTAGATATGGACTTTATCGCTGACCACACATTGACAAGTATGGATATTAAATATGACAAAGAATTAAATATGGATAGTCAACCAATTTCATATGCTAAGCTTGATAATACGAATAATAAATCTATTCATTGGATTAAGAATGGTGACGTGCTGAACGTTATTGCACAATTCAAGTGGAAAAATAAGTAA
- the rsmI gene encoding 16S rRNA (cytidine(1402)-2'-O)-methyltransferase has product MKEQRSFVDNSKGCLFLVPTPIGNLEDMTFRAVNTLKEADLVAAEDTRNTKNLLNHFEIPTELISFHEHNTAQRIPELIEKMNAGLKIAQVSDAGAPSISDPGKELVKAAIKEDIPVVPLPGATASVTALIASGIAPQPFYFYGFLPRKGKERTEALSDLSKRAETTIVYESPYRVKKTIQDLMDNFGADRQITLARELTKIHEAFLRGSLQQVAEYYQDNDPKGEYVLIIAGKPVEATQAESDDDLVKSVDDLIAQGQKPNKAIKEVAAQNGLKKQDVYNLYHGIGEE; this is encoded by the coding sequence ATGAAAGAACAAAGGAGTTTTGTTGATAATTCGAAGGGCTGCCTTTTTTTAGTGCCAACACCAATTGGTAATTTGGAAGATATGACTTTTCGAGCTGTTAACACTTTAAAAGAGGCTGATTTAGTTGCAGCTGAAGATACACGTAATACTAAAAATTTATTAAATCATTTCGAAATACCAACAGAATTAATAAGTTTTCATGAGCATAATACTGCTCAACGTATTCCGGAATTAATAGAAAAAATGAATGCCGGTCTAAAAATTGCCCAAGTTAGTGATGCTGGAGCACCATCAATTAGTGATCCCGGTAAAGAATTAGTTAAAGCTGCTATCAAGGAAGATATTCCGGTTGTACCGCTACCTGGAGCAACTGCTTCAGTAACGGCATTGATTGCTTCAGGAATTGCACCACAACCGTTTTATTTCTACGGCTTTTTACCACGTAAAGGTAAAGAAAGAACAGAGGCATTGAGCGATTTATCCAAACGTGCAGAAACGACAATCGTCTATGAATCACCTTATCGAGTGAAAAAGACCATTCAAGATTTGATGGATAATTTTGGTGCTGACAGACAAATTACGTTAGCCCGAGAATTGACTAAGATTCATGAAGCCTTTTTGCGCGGTAGTTTGCAACAAGTAGCCGAGTATTATCAAGATAATGATCCCAAAGGTGAGTATGTTTTGATCATTGCTGGTAAGCCTGTCGAAGCTACACAAGCTGAATCAGATGATGATTTAGTTAAATCGGTTGATGATTTGATTGCTCAAGGTCAAAAGCCTAACAAAGCAATCAAGGAAGTCGCAGCTCAAAATGGCTTAAAGAAACAAGATGTCTATAACCTTTATCATGGAATCGGAGAAGAATAA
- a CDS encoding initiation control protein YabA, protein MAEKDLYDEFETITNQLNDISKKVSLLKEELSKTLEEKEELKIENQNLRKHLEKMGYEDKDIKGNELSYSRLNLESLYRKGFHVCQQFYGTHRKDKEECIFCTNVLYGSNDKGKKKKIKIR, encoded by the coding sequence ATGGCAGAGAAGGATTTATATGATGAATTTGAGACAATCACAAATCAATTGAATGATATAAGTAAAAAGGTTTCTTTGCTGAAAGAAGAACTATCCAAGACTCTGGAAGAAAAAGAGGAGTTGAAGATAGAAAATCAAAATCTTCGTAAACATTTGGAAAAAATGGGATATGAAGATAAAGATATTAAAGGCAATGAATTATCTTACTCACGATTAAATCTTGAGAGTTTATATCGTAAAGGATTTCATGTTTGCCAACAATTCTATGGAACTCACCGTAAAGATAAGGAAGAATGTATTTTCTGTACCAACGTACTTTACGGGAGTAATGACAAAGGTAAGAAAAAGAAAATTAAGATTAGATAA
- a CDS encoding DNA polymerase III subunit delta' yields MESLLEEQPRVVHEFQKIISTNMLSHAYLIDSASSKVRQQMAIWLAQSQFCDHLQDGAPDQTCQKCRTIALGDNPDVLEVTTDKQSIGVDDIKFFKKEANMAATQGKRRILIIDEAEKMTVQAANNLLKTIEEPEGNLMIILLADSAKQLLPTIQSRVQIFHLSNQSNDDEIASLVAVGFKSEQAQRALKVTDVKYLESITGDKYQSLSVALVSWLKEINKQKINSFVDIQTDIMPLIENKDQQHLVFDMLNQIFSDILSIRYNLEKSTLTSVDILDKKSIKKIVAMSDELFTAEQMWKSNVSFQAILEDLSLKFVD; encoded by the coding sequence ATGGAAAGTTTATTAGAAGAACAACCGAGAGTTGTACATGAATTTCAAAAAATTATTTCCACTAATATGTTGTCACATGCTTATTTGATTGACAGTGCATCTTCAAAAGTTAGACAACAAATGGCAATTTGGTTAGCTCAAAGCCAGTTTTGTGATCATTTACAAGATGGAGCACCTGACCAAACGTGTCAAAAATGCCGAACGATTGCTTTGGGAGATAATCCTGATGTCTTAGAAGTAACGACTGATAAGCAAAGCATCGGTGTCGATGATATTAAATTTTTTAAAAAAGAAGCCAATATGGCAGCGACTCAAGGTAAACGAAGAATCCTAATCATTGATGAAGCTGAAAAGATGACAGTGCAAGCTGCGAATAACTTGTTGAAAACAATAGAAGAGCCAGAAGGTAACTTGATGATTATTCTTTTGGCTGATTCAGCTAAACAATTATTACCGACGATTCAATCACGAGTGCAAATTTTTCATTTATCAAACCAAAGTAACGATGATGAAATTGCTAGTTTGGTAGCAGTCGGTTTTAAATCTGAACAAGCACAGCGAGCTTTAAAAGTGACTGACGTTAAGTATTTGGAAAGTATTACTGGTGATAAATACCAATCATTGAGTGTCGCACTCGTCAGTTGGCTCAAAGAAATTAACAAACAAAAAATAAATAGTTTTGTCGACATACAGACTGATATCATGCCTTTAATTGAGAATAAAGATCAACAACATTTGGTTTTCGACATGTTGAATCAAATTTTTAGTGATATATTATCAATTAGGTACAATTTAGAAAAATCAACATTGACGTCGGTGGATATCTTGGACAAAAAGAGTATAAAAAAAATCGTTGCTATGTCCGATGAGTTATTCACAGCCGAACAAATGTGGAAAAGTAATGTATCGTTTCAAGCTATTTTAGAAGATTTATCATTAAAATTTGTGGATTAG
- a CDS encoding cyclic-di-AMP receptor → MKLIVAIIQSKDSQQLQTSLVKKGFRATQLSSTGGFLKAGNCTFLIGVEEDKIDDALAIIKKTCHTRAQYVTPTFLMPEAASSMAEPVEVQVGGATCFILPVDKFVRF, encoded by the coding sequence ATGAAACTCATTGTAGCCATTATTCAATCTAAAGATAGTCAACAATTACAAACAAGTTTAGTTAAAAAAGGTTTTAGAGCCACTCAATTATCATCAACTGGTGGTTTTTTGAAAGCTGGTAACTGCACATTCCTAATTGGTGTGGAGGAAGATAAGATTGACGATGCTTTAGCGATAATCAAAAAGACTTGTCATACTAGAGCCCAATATGTAACGCCAACTTTTCTTATGCCGGAAGCAGCTTCAAGTATGGCTGAACCAGTTGAAGTCCAAGTTGGTGGTGCAACCTGCTTCATTTTGCCAGTTGATAAATTTGTGAGATTCTAA
- the tmk gene encoding dTMP kinase: protein MSGIFISFEGPDGAGKTTALKTLMPLLQAKTDQEIVLSREPGGSPISEKIRKIILDIHDEEMDSRTEALLYAAARRQHLIDVILPTLKEDKIMLSDRFVDSSIAYQGGGREIGMSEVAEINDFAIDGHLPDLTIYFDVSPEVGLSRIRKDHEGAMDRLEKEAISFHNRVYDSYMQIVKDNPDRIKTIDAEQAPEKVVSDALNVITKQFPNIFNKGE from the coding sequence ATGTCAGGAATATTTATATCGTTTGAAGGTCCAGATGGGGCAGGTAAAACAACTGCTCTAAAAACACTAATGCCATTATTGCAGGCAAAAACAGATCAAGAGATCGTGCTTTCACGTGAGCCAGGTGGTAGTCCTATTTCTGAGAAAATCAGAAAAATCATTTTGGATATCCATGATGAAGAAATGGATTCTCGGACTGAAGCACTTTTGTATGCGGCTGCTCGTCGTCAACATTTGATTGATGTTATTTTACCTACTTTGAAGGAAGATAAAATTATGTTGAGTGATCGTTTCGTTGATAGTTCCATTGCTTATCAAGGTGGCGGTCGTGAGATTGGAATGTCTGAAGTGGCTGAAATCAATGATTTTGCCATTGATGGACATTTACCAGATTTGACAATTTACTTTGATGTTTCACCAGAGGTTGGTCTGTCTCGTATCAGAAAAGACCATGAAGGTGCAATGGATCGTTTGGAAAAGGAAGCTATCAGTTTCCACAATCGGGTCTACGATTCATACATGCAAATTGTCAAAGATAATCCTGATAGAATTAAAACAATCGATGCTGAACAAGCTCCTGAGAAGGTCGTTTCTGATGCGTTGAATGTTATTACTAAGCAATTTCCAAATATTTTTAACAAGGGAGAATAA
- a CDS encoding YaaL family protein, with protein MFGRKKVTVQKMEDDRLLDNIHQIQQRIGNTQRMINNSVDVDDTTRIHLKLDQLKYQFLYLEARRRKAKAKATTNIIFGDEDTFLKQPSRAEKHW; from the coding sequence ATGTTTGGTAGAAAAAAAGTTACCGTCCAAAAAATGGAAGATGATCGCCTTTTAGACAATATTCACCAAATTCAACAAAGAATTGGGAATACTCAAAGAATGATCAATAATTCAGTGGACGTTGACGACACAACCAGAATTCATTTGAAGCTGGATCAGTTGAAGTATCAATTTTTGTATTTAGAAGCCAGAAGAAGAAAAGCCAAAGCTAAAGCTACGACCAATATTATTTTTGGTGATGAAGATACATTTTTGAAACAACCTAGTCGGGCCGAGAAGCACTGGTAG
- the recR gene encoding recombination mediator RecR — translation MKYPEPISKLIDSYMMLPGIGRKTATRMAFFTLGMDKDQVQEFADNLVSAKTDLKSCRICGNITTDEICSICSDKSRDQSTILVVEQAKDIMSLDDMNGYNGLYHVLGGVLSPIDGVGPEDLNIKLLLNRLKENQNVRELIIATNATPEGEATAQYLAKLVKPAGIKVTRLAHGLAVGSDIEYADEMTLKSAVQGRREI, via the coding sequence ATGAAATATCCAGAACCAATATCTAAATTAATTGATAGTTATATGATGTTACCAGGTATCGGTCGTAAGACTGCTACGAGAATGGCATTCTTTACGCTTGGGATGGACAAAGATCAAGTGCAAGAATTTGCTGATAATTTAGTTTCTGCAAAGACTGATTTAAAATCATGTCGCATTTGTGGAAATATTACGACAGATGAAATTTGTTCGATTTGTAGCGATAAAAGTCGTGACCAATCAACAATTTTAGTAGTTGAACAGGCAAAAGATATTATGTCGCTAGATGATATGAACGGTTATAACGGTTTGTATCATGTACTAGGAGGAGTCCTATCACCAATTGATGGAGTAGGACCAGAAGATTTGAATATTAAGCTGTTGTTGAATCGTTTAAAGGAAAATCAAAATGTAAGAGAATTGATTATCGCTACAAATGCAACTCCAGAAGGAGAAGCAACAGCCCAATATTTAGCCAAATTAGTTAAGCCAGCAGGAATAAAAGTAACTAGACTAGCACACGGATTAGCCGTCGGTTCTGATATCGAATATGCCGATGAAATGACCTTGAAGAGTGCCGTGCAAGGACGCAGGGAGATTTAA
- a CDS encoding YbaB/EbfC family nucleoid-associated protein → MGGMGGNMANIMRQAQKMQKEVQAATEELNKTEYTGSSVDDFVTVKVTGEKKIADMTISEKIIDPDDPDTLQDMLIDALNNAFEAVDKDKQSKLGKYTNGLM, encoded by the coding sequence ATGGGCGGAATGGGTGGCAACATGGCCAACATTATGCGCCAAGCCCAAAAGATGCAAAAAGAAGTTCAAGCAGCAACAGAAGAATTAAACAAAACAGAATATACTGGTAGTTCAGTTGATGACTTTGTGACTGTAAAAGTTACTGGTGAAAAGAAAATTGCTGATATGACAATCAGTGAAAAAATCATTGATCCAGATGATCCAGATACATTGCAAGACATGTTAATTGATGCCTTGAACAATGCTTTTGAAGCAGTCGACAAAGATAAGCAATCTAAACTAGGTAAATACACAAACGGGTTGATGTAA
- the dnaX gene encoding DNA polymerase III subunit gamma/tau, whose amino-acid sequence MAYQALYRVWRPQTFSDVIGQDVITQTLRNAVASHMTSHAYLFSGPRGTGKTSCAKILAKAVNCLNPHDGEPCNECEICKAANENRLNDVIEIDAASNNGVEEIRDIRDKVKYAPTEAKFKVYIIDEVHMLSQGAFNALLKTLEEPPANVMFILATTEPQKIPATIISRTQSFNFRRISKQDILQRMTYILDDKNIKYDEEGLNIIAASAEGGMRDALSILDQALSYGDDELTLKNAQEVTGALSNEQIVSYMTAIADNKPAEALTSLYQILASGRSALRFTEMIIRVCRNLILYNSNSDLSDQMDKSVMTDELLAIANKFDNSRLFYIVDQVSATQKNIKNSNQTDIYMEILTVKISEPKVDQTTAPSEQNTHDEQVENVEIDKLRDEISHLQNEVKGLSNGVQKPEPVKTKPRRRGTNNTRLNKTAIYKVLGSATKGDLNSAKDIWPDLMSMLSISQRAMMKVSEPVAASPDGIVVAFDYALWFEQVQDDSEFLQELTDNAGRLLKKDCQIVLVPKKDWPVIRKEYIDNNIDSNKPTNVKSKEETKKTDPTVDEALKLFGDDIVDVKDD is encoded by the coding sequence ATGGCATATCAAGCACTTTATCGAGTTTGGCGTCCCCAAACTTTTTCTGATGTAATCGGACAAGATGTCATCACCCAAACCCTGCGTAATGCCGTGGCTAGTCATATGACCAGTCATGCCTATTTGTTCAGTGGTCCGCGGGGTACTGGTAAGACATCTTGTGCCAAAATTTTAGCCAAGGCAGTCAACTGTCTGAATCCACATGATGGTGAACCTTGTAATGAATGTGAGATTTGTAAGGCTGCAAACGAAAATCGATTGAACGACGTAATCGAAATTGATGCCGCTTCAAATAATGGTGTCGAAGAAATTCGTGATATCCGTGATAAAGTTAAATATGCACCCACTGAAGCAAAGTTCAAAGTCTATATCATTGATGAAGTTCATATGCTTTCACAGGGAGCTTTCAATGCTTTGTTGAAAACATTGGAAGAACCGCCAGCTAACGTAATGTTTATTTTAGCTACAACGGAACCACAAAAAATTCCCGCAACAATTATTTCTAGAACGCAAAGTTTTAATTTCCGTCGTATTTCTAAGCAAGATATTTTACAACGGATGACGTATATTTTAGATGATAAGAATATTAAATATGATGAAGAAGGATTAAACATTATTGCAGCTTCAGCAGAAGGTGGAATGCGTGATGCTTTAAGTATTTTGGATCAAGCTTTATCATATGGCGACGATGAGTTAACGCTCAAGAACGCTCAAGAAGTAACTGGTGCCTTGAGTAATGAACAAATTGTTTCATATATGACGGCCATTGCTGATAATAAGCCGGCGGAGGCACTAACTAGTTTGTACCAAATTTTGGCTAGTGGTCGTTCGGCATTGCGTTTTACGGAAATGATTATTCGAGTTTGTCGAAATTTAATTTTATATAATTCTAACTCCGACCTGTCTGATCAAATGGACAAGTCAGTTATGACAGATGAATTACTAGCCATTGCTAATAAGTTTGACAACAGTCGTTTATTCTATATTGTTGACCAAGTCAGTGCCACACAAAAAAATATTAAGAACTCTAATCAAACTGACATTTATATGGAAATTTTGACCGTTAAAATCAGTGAGCCTAAAGTTGATCAAACAACAGCTCCATCAGAGCAAAATACTCACGATGAACAAGTCGAGAATGTGGAAATCGATAAGTTACGTGATGAAATTTCTCATTTGCAAAACGAAGTCAAAGGTTTGTCTAATGGAGTGCAAAAACCAGAACCAGTTAAAACAAAGCCACGTCGTCGGGGTACCAATAATACGCGTTTGAACAAGACTGCTATTTATAAAGTTTTGGGTAGTGCGACGAAGGGTGATTTGAATTCAGCTAAAGATATTTGGCCCGATTTAATGAGTATGCTTTCAATCTCACAACGTGCTATGATGAAAGTCTCCGAACCAGTGGCTGCTTCACCTGATGGGATTGTTGTGGCATTTGATTATGCACTGTGGTTCGAACAAGTTCAAGATGACAGTGAATTTTTACAAGAATTAACTGATAATGCTGGTCGCTTGTTGAAAAAAGATTGTCAGATTGTGTTGGTACCGAAGAAAGATTGGCCGGTAATCCGTAAAGAATATATTGATAATAATATTGATTCTAACAAGCCAACAAATGTAAAATCTAAAGAAGAAACTAAAAAGACTGATCCAACCGTCGATGAAGCGTTAAAATTGTTCGGTGATGATATAGTTGATGTTAAAGATGACTAG
- a CDS encoding nucleoside deaminase produces MIFSENQINEYMNLALEEAKKAETRREVPIGCIIVDNITGEVIAEGSNEREETQNAIKHAEIIAIEAACAKVGSWRLEHTSLFVTLEPCPMCAGAIINSRIEEVIYGAKDPKAGSVGSINNLLAETRYNHQPEVLSEVKADESAQLLRNFFREIRRKK; encoded by the coding sequence ATGATATTTTCAGAAAATCAAATCAATGAATACATGAATCTGGCGCTTGAAGAGGCCAAAAAAGCTGAGACAAGACGCGAGGTTCCTATCGGCTGCATAATTGTCGATAATATTACCGGTGAAGTTATTGCCGAGGGCTCAAATGAGCGTGAAGAAACGCAGAATGCTATCAAGCATGCGGAAATTATTGCAATTGAAGCAGCATGTGCCAAAGTTGGTAGTTGGCGCTTGGAACATACGAGTTTATTCGTAACTCTAGAACCTTGTCCAATGTGTGCTGGGGCGATAATAAATAGTCGAATCGAAGAAGTTATTTATGGTGCCAAGGATCCAAAAGCTGGGTCAGTTGGTTCAATTAATAATCTCTTAGCTGAGACGCGGTATAATCACCAACCAGAGGTGTTAAGTGAGGTCAAAGCCGACGAATCAGCACAATTATTACGGAATTTCTTTCGAGAAATTAGACGCAAAAAGTAG
- a CDS encoding class I SAM-dependent methyltransferase, with the protein MVNQYFENDPNLEHEVKNFNFILRNHSLDFTSDSGVFSRQTIDYGSRVLIDAIDFQNVPNGNILDVGCGYGPIGLALAKDQPKRQVTMVDVNLRALGLAKQNAENNQVSNVDIFESDTYKTVEGKYALIVSNPPVRAGKSVVTSILADSKDYLEPNGELWIVLQKKQGAPSAKKLMDQTFGNVEVVTRDKGYYILRSKLI; encoded by the coding sequence ATGGTTAATCAATATTTTGAAAATGATCCAAATTTGGAACATGAAGTTAAAAACTTTAACTTTATCTTGAGAAATCACAGTTTAGATTTTACATCTGATAGTGGAGTCTTTTCTCGACAAACAATCGATTATGGTTCACGTGTTTTAATTGATGCAATTGATTTCCAAAATGTGCCTAATGGAAATATTTTGGACGTTGGTTGTGGATATGGCCCAATTGGTTTAGCACTAGCCAAAGATCAACCTAAACGTCAAGTGACAATGGTTGATGTTAACTTGCGAGCACTGGGGTTAGCAAAACAAAATGCTGAAAATAATCAAGTAAGTAACGTCGATATCTTTGAGTCTGATACTTATAAGACCGTTGAAGGTAAATATGCTTTGATTGTTTCTAATCCACCTGTAAGAGCAGGTAAGAGTGTTGTGACATCAATTTTGGCCGATTCAAAGGATTATTTAGAGCCAAATGGTGAACTCTGGATCGTGCTTCAAAAGAAACAAGGTGCACCTTCTGCTAAAAAGTTGATGGACCAAACTTTTGGCAATGTTGAAGTTGTGACACGTGATAAGGGATATTATATTTTAAGAAGTAAATTGATTTAA
- the rplL gene encoding 50S ribosomal protein L7/L12, with the protein MALDTQKIIDDLKDASILELNDLVKAIEEEFDVKAAAPVAAAGAAGGDAAAEKDSFDVELTEAGQEKVKVIKEVRGITGLGLKDSKDLVDGAPKVIKEGVAKADADEMKSKLEAVGATVTLK; encoded by the coding sequence ATGGCTTTAGATACACAAAAGATTATTGATGATTTAAAAGATGCTTCAATTCTAGAACTTAACGACCTTGTTAAGGCTATTGAAGAAGAATTTGACGTTAAGGCTGCTGCTCCAGTTGCTGCTGCCGGTGCTGCTGGTGGCGACGCTGCTGCAGAAAAGGACTCATTTGACGTTGAACTTACAGAAGCAGGTCAAGAAAAGGTTAAGGTTATCAAGGAAGTTCGTGGTATCACAGGACTTGGCTTGAAGGACTCAAAGGACCTTGTTGATGGTGCTCCTAAGGTTATCAAGGAAGGCGTTGCTAAGGCTGACGCTGACGAAATGAAGTCAAAACTAGAAGCTGTTGGTGCAACAGTTACATTGAAGTAA